Proteins encoded in a region of the Pseudomonas shahriarae genome:
- a CDS encoding chemotaxis protein CheV produces the protein MSTTKARADSLSLLLFTLRSGKLMAINLLKVSEIIPCPPLTKLPESHPHVKGIATLRGAALSVIDLSRALGEMPLQDPDGGCLIVTDVSRSKQGLHVQAVSRIVHCLTTDIRPPPFGSGGTRSFITGVTQVDGVLVQVLDIEKVIHAIAPAQIEVAPTDLTMEEAEVLGHARILVVDDSQVALQQSVHTLRNLGLTCHTARSAKEAIDVLLELQGSAGQINVVVSDIEMSEMDGYALTRTLRETPDFQDLYVLLHTSLDSAMNSEKARLAGADSVLTKFSSPELTKCLVVAAQTVAQKGL, from the coding sequence ATGTCCACCACCAAAGCCCGCGCAGATTCACTCTCGCTTCTGCTCTTTACCTTGCGCAGCGGCAAGCTGATGGCCATCAACCTGCTGAAAGTCAGCGAAATCATTCCCTGCCCGCCGCTGACCAAGCTGCCGGAGTCCCACCCGCACGTCAAAGGCATCGCCACCCTGCGTGGCGCGGCCTTGTCGGTGATCGACCTCAGCCGGGCGCTGGGCGAAATGCCCCTGCAAGACCCCGACGGCGGTTGCCTGATCGTCACTGATGTCAGCCGCTCCAAGCAGGGCCTGCATGTGCAGGCGGTGAGCCGGATCGTGCATTGCCTGACCACCGATATCCGTCCGCCGCCCTTTGGTTCCGGCGGTACGCGCTCGTTTATCACCGGCGTGACCCAGGTCGACGGGGTGCTGGTGCAGGTGCTGGACATCGAAAAAGTCATCCACGCCATCGCCCCCGCGCAGATCGAAGTGGCACCGACCGACCTGACCATGGAAGAAGCCGAAGTGCTCGGCCATGCGCGCATCCTGGTGGTGGACGACAGCCAGGTGGCCCTGCAGCAATCGGTGCACACCCTGCGCAACCTCGGCCTGACCTGCCACACCGCTCGCAGTGCCAAAGAGGCCATCGACGTGCTGCTGGAACTGCAAGGCAGCGCCGGGCAGATCAATGTGGTGGTGTCTGACATCGAAATGTCGGAAATGGACGGCTACGCCCTCACCCGCACCCTGCGCGAAACCCCGGACTTCCAGGATTTGTACGTGCTGTTGCACACCTCCCTGGACAGCGCGATGAACAGCGAAAAAGCCCGCCTGGCCGGTGCCGACTCGGTGCTGACCAAGTTCTCGTCACCCGAGCTGACCAAATGCCTGGTGGTTGCGGCCCAGACCGTGGCGCAAAAAGGCCTGTAA